A stretch of the Pirellulales bacterium genome encodes the following:
- a CDS encoding TlpA disulfide reductase family protein — protein sequence VLAADDLDPAKLPALLDEVRQALKDEDLDARHVRIASATVRMINRVPDDDLAAKSYKEFGEMWSKSDDQELSAYGRRIAKGTRPPSLVGKPLEIAGTTLDGAKFDLAEYKGKVVVVDFWATWCGPCRAALPGLMKTYERFHSQGFEVVGVSLDSDLDALGKFLDENKLPWINLMGEKDGDDLKFPLAEKYEIQAIPSMFLVGKDGKVIGRDLSEKELEKKLEELVGGNK from the coding sequence CGTGCTGGCCGCCGACGATTTGGACCCGGCGAAATTGCCGGCGCTCTTGGACGAAGTGCGGCAGGCCCTGAAGGATGAAGATCTCGACGCCCGACACGTGCGGATCGCTTCGGCCACGGTGCGGATGATCAACCGCGTGCCCGACGACGATCTGGCCGCGAAGAGCTACAAGGAATTCGGCGAAATGTGGTCGAAAAGTGACGATCAAGAGTTGTCCGCATACGGCCGGCGGATCGCCAAGGGGACTCGTCCGCCGAGCCTCGTTGGCAAGCCGCTCGAGATCGCCGGCACGACGCTCGACGGTGCGAAATTCGATCTCGCCGAATACAAAGGAAAAGTCGTGGTCGTCGATTTCTGGGCCACCTGGTGCGGGCCATGCCGCGCCGCGCTGCCGGGGCTGATGAAAACCTACGAACGATTTCACAGCCAGGGCTTTGAGGTCGTCGGTGTCAGTCTCGATTCCGATCTCGACGCCTTGGGCAAATTCCTCGACGAGAACAAGCTCCCCTGGATCAACCTCATGGGAGAAAAAGACGGCGACGACCTGAAATTCCCGCTCGCCGAGAAATACGAAATCCAAGCCATCCCGAGCATGTTTCTCGTCGGCAAAGACGGCAAAGTGATTGGCCGAGATTTGTCGGAGAAGGAACTTGAGAAGAAACTTGAAGAGCTGGTCGGCGGCAATAAATGA
- a CDS encoding methyltransferase: MAEDISVADPSVVLELLTAFRRSKVMFAAVSLGVFDELAAGPKSAAALAKALDANQDSLERLLDACIGLKLVHRADDRYENEPVATAYLTKTSPRRLTGYINRSNEVMWQLWSHLEDAIREGTPRWTQTFGWDGPIFSHFFRDESAKREFLMGMHGFGRISSPQVVSAFDLGHFRKLVDLGGATGHLAIAACERWPQLEAVVFDLPEAVPLAREVVGASAVAGRITIEAGDFFADPLPEGDLFALGRILHDWTEEKILKLLVKIHDRLPTGGALLIAEKLLDDNKAGPSWARLQDINMLVCTEGRERTLGEYELLLLRVGFATVTGCRTPSPLDGVLAVKTSAST, translated from the coding sequence ATGGCCGAAGACATTTCCGTTGCCGATCCATCTGTCGTGCTTGAACTTCTGACGGCTTTTCGCCGCTCGAAGGTGATGTTCGCGGCCGTTTCGCTCGGCGTGTTTGACGAGTTGGCTGCCGGGCCGAAGTCTGCCGCCGCGCTTGCGAAAGCGCTCGATGCAAACCAGGACTCGCTGGAGCGCCTGCTCGACGCTTGCATCGGCCTCAAGCTTGTGCATCGCGCTGACGACCGATACGAAAACGAGCCGGTCGCCACCGCTTACCTCACCAAAACCAGCCCGCGCCGGTTGACCGGGTATATCAACCGTTCGAACGAGGTGATGTGGCAGCTTTGGTCGCATCTTGAGGATGCAATTCGCGAGGGCACTCCACGCTGGACGCAAACCTTCGGCTGGGACGGCCCGATCTTCTCGCACTTCTTCCGCGATGAATCGGCCAAGCGCGAGTTTCTGATGGGGATGCACGGCTTCGGACGGATCAGTTCCCCGCAAGTCGTCTCGGCCTTCGATCTCGGCCACTTCCGCAAGCTGGTTGATTTGGGCGGCGCGACGGGGCACTTGGCGATCGCCGCCTGCGAGCGCTGGCCCCAGCTCGAAGCCGTCGTTTTTGATCTGCCCGAAGCCGTGCCGCTCGCGCGCGAGGTCGTCGGAGCGTCTGCCGTTGCCGGTCGCATCACGATCGAGGCGGGCGATTTCTTTGCCGATCCGCTTCCCGAGGGCGATCTCTTCGCGCTGGGCCGAATTCTTCACGACTGGACGGAAGAGAAAATCCTCAAACTGCTCGTCAAAATCCACGATCGGCTTCCCACCGGCGGCGCACTCTTGATCGCCGAAAAACTGCTCGACGACAACAAGGCCGGCCCAAGCTGGGCGCGGCTGCAAGATATCAACATGCTGGTTTGCACCGAAGGCCGCGAGCGCACGCTCGGTGAATACGAGTTGCTGCTCCTCCGCGTCGGCTTCGCGACGGTTACCGGCTGCCGCACGCCCTCACCGCTCGACGGCGTGCTGGCCGTGAAAACATCGGCGTCGACTTGA
- a CDS encoding sigma-70 family RNA polymerase sigma factor — MSVRMLNDQTDADPAELLALARRGDDAALGSLLAVYRHYLAVLASTQIGRRLQGKADASDLVQETFLEAHRHFANFRGATEFEFSGWLRSILAGLIANHVRHYLGTKRRDARLERALAVQLDDMSDTLDRGLAADIKTPSQEAVNREATMRLSKALDLLPPHYRRVILLRQLEGLPFAQVAEQMGRSVESVEKLWVRALAQLRESLGE; from the coding sequence ATGTCGGTCAGGATGTTGAACGATCAGACGGATGCCGATCCAGCCGAACTGTTAGCGCTGGCGCGGCGCGGAGACGACGCGGCGCTGGGAAGCCTGCTGGCCGTTTATCGGCATTACTTGGCGGTGTTGGCAAGCACGCAAATCGGCCGGCGGCTCCAGGGTAAAGCCGACGCCTCCGATCTGGTCCAAGAAACCTTCCTGGAAGCCCATCGGCATTTTGCCAACTTTCGTGGTGCGACCGAGTTTGAATTCTCCGGCTGGCTTCGCAGCATCCTCGCCGGTCTCATCGCAAACCACGTCCGCCATTATTTGGGAACGAAACGGCGCGATGCCCGCCTCGAGCGCGCCTTGGCAGTGCAGCTCGACGACATGTCCGATACGCTCGATCGCGGACTTGCCGCCGACATCAAGACGCCGAGTCAGGAAGCCGTCAACCGTGAGGCCACCATGCGGCTTTCCAAGGCGCTCGATCTGCTCCCGCCACATTATCGCCGAGTGATTCTGCTGCGGCAGCTCGAAGGTCTGCCGTTCGCGCAGGTCGCCGAGCAAATGGGAAGGTCGGTGGAAAGCGTCGAGAAACTTTGGGTTCGCGCACTGGCGCAACTTCGAGAGTCGTTGGGAGAATAA